A stretch of Cicer arietinum cultivar CDC Frontier isolate Library 1 chromosome 5, Cicar.CDCFrontier_v2.0, whole genome shotgun sequence DNA encodes these proteins:
- the LOC101512382 gene encoding protein PARTING DANCERS-like, with protein sequence MDISLGGSTTSTPSHASFSGTNGVCLMRNAWKGEQHPSFIDFISAFLSANSFRLNFVPIAPDFIFNCGGLSVAFIFVTNWDCNNVASIFNRVQKLKTQFSRFYVVITLPTKEKIDSFTQSYFKFRMVIGKPTFVPVMDLEMGFEKMVKIAHSSGVYKQERIEEKLKAERKQLVQGMDLYLKVVTSIPGIDNHDANALSQAIGSVQAIAKASKEQILENTDLSTDKAEMVSRFLRDPKSYLRPKRSIDHKITMESIL encoded by the exons ATGGATATATCCCTCGGAGGCTCAACAACTTCAACTCCATCGCATGCTTCATTTTCCG GTACAAATGGAGTCTGTTTGATGAGAAATGCATGGAAAGGGGAACAACATCCATCCTTCATTGATTTTATCTCAGCTTTTCTCTCTGCAAATTCCTTTCGGCTTAATTTTGTGCCAATTGCTCCA GACTTTATTTTCAATTGTGGGGGTTTGTCTGTGGCCTTCATTTTTGTGACAAACTGGGACTGCAACAATGTGGCTTCAATCTTCAACAG AGTTCAGAAACTGAAGACACAATTTTCACGTTTTTATGTTGTTATCACACTCCCaacaaaagagaaaattgatTCATTTACTCAATCATATTTCAA ATTTCGGATGGTGATTGGCAAGCCTACATTTGTGCCAGTTATGGACTTAGAGATGGGGTTTGAAAAGATGGTAAAAATAGCCCATTCTTCTGGAG TATACAAGCAGGAaagaattgaagaaaaattgAAAGCGGAG AGGAAGCAGTTGGTGCAAGGAATGGACCTTTACCTTAAAGTTGTTACATCCATTCCAGGCATTGATAATCACGATGCAAATGCG CTTAGTCAAGCTATTGGTTCTGTCCAAGCAATTGCGAAGGCATCAAAAGAGCAAATTTTGGAGAACACTGATCTTTCCACTGACAAGGCAGAGATGGTTTCAAGGTTTCTTAGGGACCCAAAGTCTTACTTGCGTCCGAAAAGATCAATTGATCATAAAATAACAATGGAATCCATATTGtag